The genomic stretch TTTGCACCCGCTTAATAAAGCTTGGTACCTTAGCTCAGTTGGTAGAGCAACAGACTGAAAATCCGTGTGTCCCTGGTTCGATTCCTGGAGGTACCACAAAAAAACCCGCAAACTGTGTTTGCGGGTTTTTTGTTTACACCCACTTGCTATCTTAAACCGCTATTACTCATAAACCATGTTGTGCGGTAGGCTTTTCATTTATTTTCTTCAAACCATTTCACGATTGAGGGCATATTCCGTTCAAATCCGCCGGGAATAAAAAAGTTCAGAACCCCTGTTTTACGGTCGGTTCTGTTTTTAAAATCATGAATGGTTTTGGCCGGAATTCTTATAAATGTTCCTTTTATGGCGTCTATCCAGTTTTCTCCGATCAATATGGAAGTCGTACCTTCAAGAACATAAAAAATTTCATCGTTTTCTTCGTGCCGGTGTGCACCTGGTCCGTCAGAATTCGGTTCCAGCCACCATTCCGAAACGCTGTACTTTTCGTTGGTCTCGTTTTCGTCCGCCTTAAAAATTGCAGTCATTGTACCACAGTTATAAACCCGTCCTTGTCCTTCTTCCAATATTAATGGGTCTGCATTATTATTTTTATGTTCCATTCTATTCCGTTTCTATCGAGTTCAATAATTTAGTTTGTTAGTTTAGTTTTTAGCTGACGTAAAATGGTCACACCCAAGATTTCACCACCCAAATTTCATGCGAAGCGAGCATGGCCTATATAAGCCAGTGCTGTTCCATTGA from Flagellimonas oceani encodes the following:
- a CDS encoding cupin domain-containing protein, whose product is MEHKNNNADPLILEEGQGRVYNCGTMTAIFKADENETNEKYSVSEWWLEPNSDGPGAHRHEENDEIFYVLEGTTSILIGENWIDAIKGTFIRIPAKTIHDFKNRTDRKTGVLNFFIPGGFERNMPSIVKWFEENK